ATGTTCAACCAGATCCGGTTTTGATCCTGCCACGGTCACCCCGGACAAGGCAAACAAACCGATCACAAACAAAAAACCCATCAATATCCAGCAGGCAGCGGAAGTATCATACCAGGGAATGTATTGTTTTCTGAAAAACGGGAAACGATCTGAACGCATTGCGTTGGCGCCATTCTTTTATTTCAGGATTGTCAATACCATATATTGTATTTTTTCTATTGACACACAACAATATATTGGATAATTTGATTTATGTCGATCACACATATCCAGTCCGGATACCCTGTGTCAACACAAAGAAACAATATGTCAATTTGAATCTGATTTCAAGAGGTAGGCCATGTTTGAACAAATAAAGAAACGCGATGGGCGGATCAGCGCATTTGACTCGTCAAAAATCACCAGTGCCATTGAAAAAGCCGGTCTGGCAACGGGTGAATTCAACGGCAGAGAAGCCAAAAGACTGACCCTCAGGGTCTTGACCCTGGCCCGGGACCTGCAACTGGGGCCGGTGCCGGAAGTGGAAGAGATCCAGGACATCGTGGAACGGGTCCTGCTGGATTCCCCGTTCTACAAGACGGCCAAGGCTTACATCATCTACCGGGAGCAGCACAACCAGATCCGGAAGATCGCCATCCGGGAAAACGTGGACCTCATGGAATCCTATATCTCCCAGATGGACTGGAAGGTCAAGGAAAACAGCAATATGAGCTATTCCCTTCAGGGCCTGAACAATTACATCTCTTCAGATATCACCGCGGAATACTGGCTCAACAAAATCTATCCCCCGCCGGTGCGGGAGGCCCATTACAGCGGAGACATACATATTCATGATTTGAGCCTGCTGTCTGTGTACTGTGTGGGCTGGGATCTTCAGGATCTGCTTCTGGAAGGATTCAAAGGTGTGGCCGGAAAAGTCCAGTCCTCACCCCCCAAGCATTTCAGAAGCGCTTTGGGCCAGATCGTGAATTTTTTCTACACCCTTCAGGGGGAAGCGGCCGGGGCCCAGGCCATGTCCAATTTCGACACCCTGCTGGCGCCGTTTGTCAGAGAGGATCAACTCACCCCCAAAGAGGTGAAGCAGGCCCTTCAGGAGTTTGTCTTTAACATCAATATCCCCACAAGGGTGGGATTCCAGACCCCGTTCACCAATATCACCATGGATCTGAACGTACCGGCCACCCTGGCGGATTCACCGGTCATCATCGGCGGCAAATACCGGGAAGACACCTATGCCGGGTATCAAAAAGAGATGGATATGATCAATGCCGCCTTTGCCGCAGTCATGATGGAAGGGGATGCCAAGGGCCGGGTTTTTACATTCCCCATCCCCACCTATAACATCACCCGGGACTTTGACTGGAACAATCCCAACCTGGAAAATATCTGGAAAATGACCGGTAAGTACGGGATTCCTTATTTTTCCAACTTTGTCAACTCCGACATGTCTCCGGAAGATGCCCGGTCCATGTGCTGCCGCCTGCGCCTGGACAACCGGGAGCTGCGCAAACGGGGCGGTGGCCTGTTCGGTGCCAACCCATTGACCGGGTCCATCGGCGTGGTCACCCTGAACCTGCCCAGAATCGGATATCTGGCTGAAAATGAAACCGATTTTTTCCAGCGCCTGGATCATTTGACCCGGGTGGCTGCCGAATCTTTGAGCATCAAGCGCAAGATTCTGGAAAAATTCACCGAGGGCGAGCTGTATCCCTATTCCAAGTTCTACTTGAGAAAAATCAAGGAAAACACCGGAGTCTACTGGCGCAACCATTTTTCCACCATCGGTATTCTGGGCATGAACGAGGCCTGCATCAACTTCTTAAACCAGGGGATTGCCACGCCGGAAGGACAGGCATTTGCCGTAAAAGTCATGGATCATTTACGCAAAAACATTGAAACGCTTCAGGCGGAAACCGATGAAATTTTCAACCTGGAAGCCACCCCGGCCGAAGGCACCACCTACCGGTTTGCCAATCTGGACAAAAAAAGATTCTCAGATATCATCTGTGCCAATGAATCAGAATATCAGCAGGGCAGTGATCCGTTCTATACCAACTCCACCCATCTGCCGGTCAATTACACGGATGACCTGTTCGAAGCCCTGGAACTCCAGGATCCGCTGCAGACCCGATACACCGGCGGCACGGTCCAGCATCTGTTTCTAGGCGAAGAGGTCCAAGACATCCAGGTGGTCAAACAACTGGTGAGCAAGGTATCCAATACATTCAAACTGCCCTATTTCACGCTGACGCCCACGTTTTCCATCTGTCCGTCTCACGGCTACATTGCCGGAGAACATGCCACCTGTGATACCTGTCACGCAGAAACGGAAATCTACTCCCGGGTGGTGGGGTATCTGCGGCCGGTGTCCCAGTGGAACAATGGCAAGCAGACGGAATTTGCCATGCGTAAAACATTTAATGTGGCTTCGTAACCATGCATATCGGCGGTTTCCAGAAAAATTCTCTGATCGACTTTCCAGGAACCATTTCCTGTGTGGTGTTTACCATGGGATGCAATTTTATCTGCCCCTATTGTCATAATCCTGAACTGGCGGCCGGCCCGGCAAACGGCACCGGCCGCCTGGACACCACGGATATTTTTTCATTTCTGACGGCCCGAAAAGGACTGGTGGACGGGGTGGTCATCACCGGAGGAGAACCCTGTCTGCAAAAGAATCTGATGGATTTCATCCAGCAGATCAAGCAGATGGGGCTTGCCGTCAAACTGGATACCAACGGATCAAGACCGGCGGTTCTGTCCCGGCTGCTTGACCGCTCTCTGGTGGATTATGTGGCCATGGACATCAAAACCGGGGCGGACAAATATCCTGACATCATGAAACCTTCCGCTGACATGGATTCGGTTTCACAAAGCATGGGTCTTATCATGGATTTTGCCCCTGCCTATGAATTTCGAACCACCTGTGTGCGGCCGTTTATCAATGCCCAAATCATGGAACAGATTGCCGGCCAGATCAAAGGGGCCAAAAAGTATGTGCTTCAGAAATGTGTCCGCCATGTTCCCATGATGGATCCGCAATTTTCACAGAACCCGGATCATTTTTTTTCGGACCGGGAGATTCTGGAACTGAAATCCATTGTTGAAGGCGCGGTTCAGGAAGTACAGGTCCGATAAACAGATTCGAGACATCAATGATACCGGTCAGGTTCTGTCCTTTGGCATTGATTGAATGATCTGTTTCGCCACCTGCTCTGGAAACTGTTTTCTGCAGTGAACAGCCAGATCTGCATATCTTTCATATAAAGGGACCCGTTCCCGGTATAAATCATCAATGGTTTTTCCCGGAGAGATGGCCACCCCCCGGGTGATCACATCTGACAACCGGGTTTTAAGCACATCCAGATCAACGGCCAGATAAACGATGACACAGGTTTCAGCCAGATGGCGCATGGCCTCGGGTTTGTATATCACGCTGCCGCCGGTGGCAATCACATGACGGGTACAGCGGATGTCCAGAAGATGCTGTTTCTCGATTTCCAGAAACTGTTCCAACCCATGGCGGGCAATGATCTGAGCAAGGGTCTGATGCTCTTTGGCCTGGATCAAAATATCCGTATCCATGAAATCAAACCCCATTTTTTTGGCCAGCAGCACCCCCACCGTGCTTTTACCCACAGCCGGCATACCAATCAATGCAATATTTTTTTTATCTTTCATCAATTTAACCTGTCATTTCTGCAATATACCGCTTTTTTATCCCCAAAAATTTAAACAAAAATATATACTATCCTTTCTTTGTCTTTGCAAGCCTAAACAAGCGGACACCGCCGATCCCACAGACCTTGACTTTCCCTGCCATGAGATCTATTTTAGACAAAAATAACCCTTGTTCACAAAGAAGCCGCGCCGATGAAACCGCCCATTATCTCCATAGCCGGAAAATCCAATGCCGGAAAAACCACCTTTGTGGTAAAACTGATCACTGAACTCACCCAAAGAGGCTACCGCATCGGGTCTGTCAAGCACACCCACCACGACATCGACCTGGATCAAAAAGGAAAAGACAGCTGGCGGCATAAACAGGCCGGTGCAAAAACAACCCTGCTGGTCACGGATCAACACATCGCCATGGTCAAAGATGACCCACGGCCTGACATTGAAAAAATGCAGTCGTATCTGTCTGATATGGACCTGATTCTGGCGGAAGGATTCAAACGCCAGCCATTACCCAAAATCGAAATTTTCCGGATGGACGGCCCCCATGATCATCCGTTATTCCTGGATCACCCCGACCTGATCGCATTGGTCACCGACACGACGCTGACGCCATCCGTCCCTGTTTTCGGATTAAATGATATCGGATCCATGGCCACATTTGTCCAGAAACGCTATCTGAATCACCCATGAAAGCGCTGGTGCATACCCTGGGCCGGGTCTGTGTCACGGTCTGGATTTGCTTTTTAATCATCAACCAGACAGAATCGGCATTGGGTGACACAGACATGGAATCTTATCATTGCATGACGTCCCTGGACCAGGGGACCATCAACTGGACAAACGGAACCGTCACTGTCACAGGCAAGGCCGCCCCCATCATCAACCCGGACAATATTCATGAAGCCGATCCCGGGGCTGCCCGGGCCGATGCCAACCGCCGGCTCATCGAAATCCTCAAGCAGATCACCATATACAATGATCTGACCGTCGGGCAGTTTGCAGCCGGAAACGATGACATCATGGCTGGCATTGAAAAAACGGCCCGGGATGCCGTGATCATCCGCCAGTATTACACATCGGCCCTGGATGTGGAATTAACGGTCCGGACCCGGCTGTTAGGGGGCTTTCTACAACTGGTTCTACCGGATGAGATCCGGCAGATTCCGAAAATCAATCCGGACATTCTCTCCGAAACCCCGAAGGAATCCGGAAAGATCCCTTACACCGGGCTGATTTTAGACGTCCGGAAACTGAATTTCGATCCCGTGCTCTACCCGGTCATTGTCAGTGAACAGGGAGGAACCATTTATTCCGCCGTGTTCATCAGCCGTGAATTTGCCGTACAGCATGGTGTCTGTAAATATATGTGTGCCATGGACAATGCGTTGCAGGACCCGCGTGTGGGCAGTCATCCGCTGGTGATCAAAGGGCTCAGAACATCCGGAAAAGAAAATACCGCCATTGTCATCAGCACGGCGGATGCCAAACAGATAGAACAATCCACAGAACGGCATCTGTTTTTAAAACAATGCCGGGTCATTTTTGTGACCGGCAACTGACATTCATACAAAAAAATCCAAGGATTGATTATGACAGATTTTATTCCGAACCGGGACGATGCATTAAAACTGCTGAAAAAATACAATCAGAAACCCAGCCTGATCCGCCATGCCCTTGCCGTGGAAGCAGTGATGGCCCATTTTGCAGAAAAATTCGGAGAAGACCCGGAAAAATGGCGGGTTGTGGGTCTGGTGCACGACCTGGATTATGAGCAGTTTCCGGACGCACACTGCCATAAATGTGTGGAACTGTTCAGATTACACCACTGGCCTGAAGAATATATCCGGGCGGTCATCAGCCATGGATGGGGCATCTGCACGGATGTTGAACCCCGGACCCCCCTGGAGAAAACCCTGTACGCCATTGATGAACTCACCGGGCTTGTGGCCAGTGCGGCCCTGGTCCGGCCGTCCAAAAGCATTCTGGATCTCAAGACCAAATCCGTGAAAAAAAAATTCAAGGACAAGGCGTTTGCCGCCGGGGTTGACCGGGAAGTGGTCAAAAAGGGCGCAGAAATGCTGAACATGGACCTGTCCGATCTGATCACCGAAGTGATTGCCGGCATGCAGCCTGTGGCTTACCAGATTGGACTCCGGGGGAATGTTCCCGACCCGGCTGCCTGACCGATCCCGGGATTTGGCTCATTGGAGGCTATGCTTATGGCCCGTTGGAACTGTGGCTGCACGCAGGTCATTCAAAGATATAGGCGGAGGTTGTTGAGGGTGGGTCTGTTTTTTCCACAGCCGGTGTTTCCATGAAAAAGATGTCATAACCATCCAGCTGCTTCATGACCACCCGGCCGGAAATCCGGACCCAGTCATTGGCTTTCAGGTCCAAGTCCCCGGGTCTTTCCATAAAAACCCCCACCGGCAAGGCATCTGCCACGCAACAGACGATAAAATAACGGAATACGGCCGACAGATGTTCATAATCTTCAATGGTGGGGGAAAACAGGCCTTCCACACGGATGTACCTGCCGTTGTATCGGTGCCAGTTGCGCACCAGATCCCCCATGGAGATCTCAGCAATCTGCTGCTGGGCCGGATCTGCCACGGATTCTTCGGGAGTCGCGCCGGGAAGGATCGAATCAGGGGGAACAGAATGGCTGGGGCCGGTCTTTTGGACCGGTGACACCATCCGCTTGGAAAGGGCGAAACTGCCTAAGGTTTGTTCACCGGCCGCCCCCATGAACACGATGGGCAGCGCCAGGATCAACCCCTTGACTAGATGGCCGGTTTCAGGAAACACCGGCCGGTCCGATGCCAGCAGACTGACAAGGAAAGCCAGGCTCACCCCCAGGCTGATGTAGATCAGAAAACCGAACTTCGGATTCAGAAATAATTGATACCGGTCTTCGTGCAGCAGCCATGCCAATGCCATGATCCAGACCGCCAGAACCACCACTGGCCCGCTGATTCGTTTCAGACCCATTGGAGCAGCTCCAGGACGGCCATGGCCAGAAACACCGACACGCAGACCAGAAAAACCAACAACAGGATCATTTTTCTGGTGAATACCCCCAGGTACATGAGAACCAGCTTGATATCCAACATGGGACCCAGAACCATGAAGGCCATCTGGGCGGAGAAGGAAATACCTATGGGTTGAAACGAGGCGGCAATAAATGCGTCCGCCTCACTGCACAGGTTCAGGACCACCGCCAGACCCATCATGACAAGGATGGCCGCCACGGGGCCCTGGGCAACGGACATAATCGCCTGCCGGGGCACCAGGGTCTGGAGAGCGGCCGCGACAAAAGCCCCGATGATCAGAAACCGGCCGATGTCATAAAAATCCACGGCCCCGTGGACCAGGGCAGCCCTGATTTTTTCGACAAAGGACCCAGTAGCCGTTGATCCATGGTCGTGGGAACACCCGGCATGCCCGCATCCGAAGGCGGCAGCATTGAAAAAGGGCACCAGTGCCTCTTCCTTGGACACAAAGGTATCTATGATCAACCCGATGATCATGGCGATCCAGACCCCGGCAAACACCCTGATAAACGCCACCTCCCAGGCAAAGGAATAGGCTACCAGGGTGGAAGAAAACACCAGGGGATTGACAATGGGTCCGGCCAGCAGAAACGCCACCGCCGATCCCAAAGGCATGCCCTTCTGGATGAATTTTCTGACCACCGGTACGATGGCACATTCACAGACCGGGAAAAGAATACCCAGAAAAGCGGATACCACCACAGCCTGCTGTTTTTCCTTTGGCAGAACCCGTAGCAGCTGCTCCCGGGAAACAAACACCTCCACAAATCCGCCCAGCATGGTTCCCAGCAGCATAAAAGGAAGCGCCTCCAGCACAATGGCACAGAAAATCAAAGAAAAGGTGACAAACGCCTCGGACCGGACATGAAAGGCCGCCATAAGGATGGCGGACACCAGAAAATAAATCTGCACATACGGGCCGATGTTCATGGCCCCGGAACGGACCGGCGGCAAATCCTTTGCAATGGGGAACGGGGTGGTATCCGATTTCACGGGACGATGCTTCAGCGGGCCAGGGCCGTGGCAATGGTATCGGCCATGCGGACCATGTTGTCCAGGTAATCAGGGGCCAACGGATTGATGGACACCACCGCGCCGTCAATCGCTTCCGCGATTTTCCGGGCCGACTGCTGGTCAAACTGGGGCTGGACAAAAATCACCCGGGCTTTTTCCTGCCTGGCCAGCTTGATGATGGCGGACAATTCCTTTCCCTTGGGGGATCGGCCCATGGTTTCCACAGGGATCTGGTTCAGGCTGTAGGCATCGGCAAAATAACCGAACGCCGGATGAAACACAAAAAAATTTCCCCCTGACATGGGTTCCAGGATGATTCTGAGCCGCTCATGGAGCTGGTTGAGATCCTGGGAGAACGCTTCATAATTCTCCTGGAACCTGGCCTCATGGACCGGGGCCAGTTCGATCAGGATTTCGGTCATGGTGGCGGCCTGCTGGTTTACCAGCATCGGGCTCATCCAGATGTGGGGATCCTTGCCGGACGACATGTCCGCATGGTCGTGAATCTCGTCCTCCTCACCTTCATGGTGAGGGTCTGTTTTGCCGTCATGGGCGTGCCCGTGAGTCTTCTGATGGTCCTCTTCATGGATATGGCCTTCCATCTTCCGCAGCGCGATTCCCTTTCGAGTATCCACCACCCGGATACCCGGGGCAATGGACGCGATCTTGTGCATAAAACCGTTTTCAAACGACACCCCGATTCTGAAATACACATCGGCACTGGCCAATGTTTTGACCTGGGCCGGGGTGGGCGAATAAGTGGTCGGGCTTTTGCCAGGGCTCACCAGCACAGACACCTCTGCCAGATCACCGGTGATCCGTTCCACAAAATATTTCTGGGGCAGAATACTGACAAAAATCTGCAACTTTTCTTCGGCAAACAGGCCGGTGTTTGTCAAAAATACCACCAAGACTGCCAATAAAAGAGATTTAACATGCATCTTTAGCCTCCTATATTTTAAGTTGAATCAGCCGCCGGCATCAGCAGGTCAATGCAAATGAGAATGCATTTGCAATTAATAGGATGTTCCTGAATCATTGTCAACACTTTAGTGTAAACCTTGCAAAGAGGTAACAGTTCGGATATATTGCCAACCGAGGTGAATGATATGAAACGTCAAACTGCCCAGAGACGGGCCATTGTGCAGGTTTTTAAACAGCAGGACCGGCTGTTGGCCATTTCGGAAATACTGGATTACGGCAGCCGGATCGTCCCCTCTTTAAACCAGGCAACGGTTTACCGCAACCTCAAGCAGCTCCTTGAAGCCGGGTGGCTCAAGCAAATCAATTATCCGTCCTTGGGTACCCGGTATGAACGGGCGCACAAAATCCATCACCACCATTTTCACTGCAAAGCCTGCAACCGCGTGATGGACCTGCCCGGGTGTGCGTTAAAACAAGAGCAAATCGTGCCGGACGGATTTGTAGTTCAAAGCCATGACGTGTTTTTGTCAGGACTCTGTGACCGGTGTGCAGGCCGCTGACCCGGCCAAATCAGGCAGTGGCCTGTTGATGCCGGTCTTTCCACGCCAGAACGTGCCGGTCAACCCACCAGTTTTCCCGCAATTTCCGCCACATGCCTGCCCTGAAACCGGGCTCCTGCCAGTTCATTTTCAGATGGCATCCGTGCCCCGTCTCCACCGGCGATTGTGGATGCGCCATAGGGGGACCCCCCCGTGATCTCATCAATGCGCATCTGTCCCTGAAATGAATACGGCAGCCCCACCACCACAAACCCGTGGTGCAGCAACGTGGTGTGAAAAGACAGAATGGTGGATTCCTGGCCCCCGTGCTGGGTGGCGGAACTCACAAACACACTGCCCACCTTGCCGATGAGAGACCCATTGGCCCACAGCTGACCGGTCGCATTCAGAAACTGGCGCATCTGCCCGCACATGTTGCCGAACCGGGTGGGAGTGCCGAAAATGACGGCATTTGCTTTTTCCAGCTCTTCCACCGCACACACCGGCACATGGGAAAACGCTTTTTTTGCCTCTATGGCGCCCATTTTTTCCAGAACATCATCCGATAATGTTTCAGGCACCTGCCGGATGTCCACGTCAGCACCCGGTATCTTTTTTGCGCCCTCGACAACCGCCTGGGCCATTTCATACACATGACCATACATGGAATAAAACACAACCAGAATTTTCATAACAAGATTCTCCTCTCAGATGATAAGAATTAACACTAAAAATATGATGCAATAACGGTTTGTCAATAATAAATATCTTTTAGTTAAAGCTAACATTTTTTTGTTGACAGATTATTGTTTGTTATAATATGTTTCTGTGAAATTCATCTCAATCCAACCATGGAGGTAACTATCATGTCAGACACCTTACACCGGTTTTTACCCATATGGGCAATTCCGGATTTTTTAAAATGCCCGGTGGCAGGGGCCATGCTCACTGTGGAAAAACACCGGTCCATCCTGAAAAAATGCGGCTATGATGTCAAGCCCATGAAACCCTATGAATACCACCAGAAAATCATGCTCAAGCTGGGGGGTGAGAATAATGTCTCCCAAAAGGTGAACAACTTCATCCGGACTCAGTCCGCCGGACAGATGGCCAGGGTTGCCGGCATGGCGGAACCCGAAATCCGGACCCTGTGGGCAAAGCACCTTGAAACCGGTGATGTGGGCCCGCTGTTCTACGCCATTGTCTCCCACAAAAAAACCAGCCCGGAACTGCTGGCGGACATCGCCGGCGAGGTCCACATGCAATCACATGCCAACATGACCGAGATTTTCACCATCCGCCGGCAGGTGGCCGGCATGACGGAACGGCTTGACCGGGAAAAGAGAAAACTGAACGATAAAACCCGGGCACTTAAGGAGATGAGCAAAGCGCGTAAAGCGGATGCCGCAACCATCGGGCACCTGGAAGCCCGGAACCGGGAGTTGGCTGCCCAGGTGCAGACGCTGCAACCGGATACTGCCACCCAGGCCAAAAACAATGCTGAAAAAAAACAGTTCGAGAAAACAATCCAGGCCCTGACTGCGGACCTTGCCCTGGAGCAAACCGCGCACCAGGCGCTGATGCAAAAGCACAAAGCCCTTCAGATTGAGCTGTTCAGCCATCAAAGTGAGCTGGAACTGATCAAAAAAGAGTTCCAGTCCCTGATATCTGCTCTCCGGCCCTCCGGCACCCCACCCTGTCCCCATCCGGCCGAAAATGCCACAGGTTCTGCCCTCTCTGGTGCCGCCTGCTCCGAGACCATTTGCGCCAGATCCTCCTGCGACCAGGGCAGCTGTTCCTGCGATCACTGCGCCCGGGTCCACTGCAACAAGGATCACTGCAGCCGGTACCGGCTGTGCGCCAAACGCATTTTCCTGGTGGGCGGCATCACCAAGATGCGGGCCTTTTACAAAAATGTGGTGGAAAACGCCGGGGGCGAGTTTCATTATCATGACGGGTACATGAAAAACGCCAACGCCGGCCTGGAAGCCAAGGTCAAACGATGCGACCTGGTGCTGTGTCCGGTGAACTGTAACAGCCACACCGCTTGCCGGAAAGTCAAGCAATTGTGCAGCCGGCACAACAAACCCCTGAAAATTCTGAGCAGCTCCAGTCTTTCCGCCGTGACCCAGGCCCTGTTCGAACCGGACAGCACCGTGACACTCAATTGATGCCATGTTCAAGCTCAAAACCGAATTCCGGGTTGTCACCATTTCCGTGATTCTCTTCCTGAAACGGTTAGATCTGATGACCATGAGCCTTAACCGGAAACTTTTTTCCGGATCAGGGCATTCTTTTTCCCGTTCGGGGTAGAACCGACATCAGCAAAAGGGCATTGTCCGATTTTTAGATAATTGATCAGAATTTTTTATATTCAAAGCATTGAATTTATCTTCTGATAATGATATTGTTTTTTGTTATAAGTTATAACTAACATTATTATTATAAATAAACATAGTAACTCAGGAGGATATTTATTGTGCGTGGCTTTTTATATATATCCGGTCTTGTGATGCTGTTCATGATGGCGGCCGGGCCGGCAGAGACACCATCGGCCGCCCAGGCAGATGTCCCCTCTGCATCCCGGGTCAGGAAAACCGCGGAAAAAACCGTGGGCATTGACGTTGAAACCCAGCATTTGATGGAAGACTGGGCATCGGAAGAACAGGAAATGCTGGACCGCATCGAAGACCTGTCCGCCCGGCTCAAACAAGCCCGGTGGCAGCAGGAAAAAAATACCCGGTATATCCGGTCATTGGAGGAGAAAATTGCGGGCCTGAATCAGCAGGCCGCTGAAATCGAAAAGATGGAGGCGGCACTTCTACCCGTCTTGGACACCACCCTGGACCGGCTCGATATTCTGGTGTTGTCAGACCTTCCGGCGGCCCTGGACCGGCGCCGGGAAACCATTGCCCGGACCCGGCATGTCCTTGATGACTACGATGCCGACCTGCTGACCAAAACCCGGGCCGTGCTTGACACCCTGAACCGGGAGGTGGATCTGGGGCATACCGTCGGGGTCGAGGAACAGGAGATCGAGACAGACGGCGGATTCCGGCAGGTCAAACTGCTGCGGGTGGGCCGTATCGGCCTGTTTGCCATTACCCTGGACAACCGGACCGGGTTTGCATGGGACCGGGCC
Above is a window of Desulfotignum balticum DSM 7044 DNA encoding:
- a CDS encoding anaerobic ribonucleoside-triphosphate reductase activating protein, with product MHIGGFQKNSLIDFPGTISCVVFTMGCNFICPYCHNPELAAGPANGTGRLDTTDIFSFLTARKGLVDGVVITGGEPCLQKNLMDFIQQIKQMGLAVKLDTNGSRPAVLSRLLDRSLVDYVAMDIKTGADKYPDIMKPSADMDSVSQSMGLIMDFAPAYEFRTTCVRPFINAQIMEQIAGQIKGAKKYVLQKCVRHVPMMDPQFSQNPDHFFSDREILELKSIVEGAVQEVQVR
- a CDS encoding Fur family transcriptional regulator produces the protein MKRQTAQRRAIVQVFKQQDRLLAISEILDYGSRIVPSLNQATVYRNLKQLLEAGWLKQINYPSLGTRYERAHKIHHHHFHCKACNRVMDLPGCALKQEQIVPDGFVVQSHDVFLSGLCDRCAGR
- a CDS encoding TIGR03943 family putative permease subunit, producing MGLKRISGPVVVLAVWIMALAWLLHEDRYQLFLNPKFGFLIYISLGVSLAFLVSLLASDRPVFPETGHLVKGLILALPIVFMGAAGEQTLGSFALSKRMVSPVQKTGPSHSVPPDSILPGATPEESVADPAQQQIAEISMGDLVRNWHRYNGRYIRVEGLFSPTIEDYEHLSAVFRYFIVCCVADALPVGVFMERPGDLDLKANDWVRISGRVVMKQLDGYDIFFMETPAVEKTDPPSTTSAYIFE
- a CDS encoding metal ABC transporter solute-binding protein, Zn/Mn family, with the protein product MHVKSLLLAVLVVFLTNTGLFAEEKLQIFVSILPQKYFVERITGDLAEVSVLVSPGKSPTTYSPTPAQVKTLASADVYFRIGVSFENGFMHKIASIAPGIRVVDTRKGIALRKMEGHIHEEDHQKTHGHAHDGKTDPHHEGEEDEIHDHADMSSGKDPHIWMSPMLVNQQAATMTEILIELAPVHEARFQENYEAFSQDLNQLHERLRIILEPMSGGNFFVFHPAFGYFADAYSLNQIPVETMGRSPKGKELSAIIKLARQEKARVIFVQPQFDQQSARKIAEAIDGAVVSINPLAPDYLDNMVRMADTIATALAR
- a CDS encoding shikimate kinase, whose amino-acid sequence is MKDKKNIALIGMPAVGKSTVGVLLAKKMGFDFMDTDILIQAKEHQTLAQIIARHGLEQFLEIEKQHLLDIRCTRHVIATGGSVIYKPEAMRHLAETCVIVYLAVDLDVLKTRLSDVITRGVAISPGKTIDDLYRERVPLYERYADLAVHCRKQFPEQVAKQIIQSMPKDRT
- a CDS encoding permease produces the protein MKSDTTPFPIAKDLPPVRSGAMNIGPYVQIYFLVSAILMAAFHVRSEAFVTFSLIFCAIVLEALPFMLLGTMLGGFVEVFVSREQLLRVLPKEKQQAVVVSAFLGILFPVCECAIVPVVRKFIQKGMPLGSAVAFLLAGPIVNPLVFSSTLVAYSFAWEVAFIRVFAGVWIAMIIGLIIDTFVSKEEALVPFFNAAAFGCGHAGCSHDHGSTATGSFVEKIRAALVHGAVDFYDIGRFLIIGAFVAAALQTLVPRQAIMSVAQGPVAAILVMMGLAVVLNLCSEADAFIAASFQPIGISFSAQMAFMVLGPMLDIKLVLMYLGVFTRKMILLLVFLVCVSVFLAMAVLELLQWV
- a CDS encoding HDIG domain-containing metalloprotein; amino-acid sequence: MTDFIPNRDDALKLLKKYNQKPSLIRHALAVEAVMAHFAEKFGEDPEKWRVVGLVHDLDYEQFPDAHCHKCVELFRLHHWPEEYIRAVISHGWGICTDVEPRTPLEKTLYAIDELTGLVASAALVRPSKSILDLKTKSVKKKFKDKAFAAGVDREVVKKGAEMLNMDLSDLITEVIAGMQPVAYQIGLRGNVPDPAA
- the wrbA gene encoding NAD(P)H:quinone oxidoreductase, encoding MKILVVFYSMYGHVYEMAQAVVEGAKKIPGADVDIRQVPETLSDDVLEKMGAIEAKKAFSHVPVCAVEELEKANAVIFGTPTRFGNMCGQMRQFLNATGQLWANGSLIGKVGSVFVSSATQHGGQESTILSFHTTLLHHGFVVVGLPYSFQGQMRIDEITGGSPYGASTIAGGDGARMPSENELAGARFQGRHVAEIAGKLVG
- a CDS encoding ribonucleoside triphosphate reductase, producing MFEQIKKRDGRISAFDSSKITSAIEKAGLATGEFNGREAKRLTLRVLTLARDLQLGPVPEVEEIQDIVERVLLDSPFYKTAKAYIIYREQHNQIRKIAIRENVDLMESYISQMDWKVKENSNMSYSLQGLNNYISSDITAEYWLNKIYPPPVREAHYSGDIHIHDLSLLSVYCVGWDLQDLLLEGFKGVAGKVQSSPPKHFRSALGQIVNFFYTLQGEAAGAQAMSNFDTLLAPFVREDQLTPKEVKQALQEFVFNINIPTRVGFQTPFTNITMDLNVPATLADSPVIIGGKYREDTYAGYQKEMDMINAAFAAVMMEGDAKGRVFTFPIPTYNITRDFDWNNPNLENIWKMTGKYGIPYFSNFVNSDMSPEDARSMCCRLRLDNRELRKRGGGLFGANPLTGSIGVVTLNLPRIGYLAENETDFFQRLDHLTRVAAESLSIKRKILEKFTEGELYPYSKFYLRKIKENTGVYWRNHFSTIGILGMNEACINFLNQGIATPEGQAFAVKVMDHLRKNIETLQAETDEIFNLEATPAEGTTYRFANLDKKRFSDIICANESEYQQGSDPFYTNSTHLPVNYTDDLFEALELQDPLQTRYTGGTVQHLFLGEEVQDIQVVKQLVSKVSNTFKLPYFTLTPTFSICPSHGYIAGEHATCDTCHAETEIYSRVVGYLRPVSQWNNGKQTEFAMRKTFNVAS
- the mobB gene encoding molybdopterin-guanine dinucleotide biosynthesis protein B, with protein sequence MKPPIISIAGKSNAGKTTFVVKLITELTQRGYRIGSVKHTHHDIDLDQKGKDSWRHKQAGAKTTLLVTDQHIAMVKDDPRPDIEKMQSYLSDMDLILAEGFKRQPLPKIEIFRMDGPHDHPLFLDHPDLIALVTDTTLTPSVPVFGLNDIGSMATFVQKRYLNHP